The sequence below is a genomic window from Gadus morhua chromosome 12, gadMor3.0, whole genome shotgun sequence.
TGTGGACCGGACACCGACATCGACAGCTTCCCCGACAACCGGCTGGACTGTCCGGAGAAGAACTGTGCTAAGGTGAGACCGGCCCGCACTAACCTGTCTGTCCCCAGAAACATGTCTGTCCGTAGAAACATTTCTGTCCTCCTTGAACATCAAGAAAGATATCTAGCCCTGCAACAAAGAAAGCAGTATGGGCTTCCTTCTGAAGTCTTTGACAAGATAGATCTCTCAGTCTTGCCTTAGAATGTTTAAATTAAATGATCAGAATGTTCCAGACGATAACATATATCCTGTTTCCCAGGACAACTGTCTGACGGTGCCCAACTCGGGCCAAGAAGACGCCGACCGTGACGGGATGGGGGACGCCTGCGATGAAGACGCAGACGGAGACGGAATCCTCAacacacaggtcagaggtcaactaCTTTACTGTCTGCATCAGTAGTGACACAATCAGGGAGTCACACAAGCTAGCTTGGCGACCAGATGGGTGCTGGTGACATGCTAAGCTTATTTtccgtttgagtgtgtgtggacgatGTGAGGTGCAGTCTTGCctagccccagagtccaatcagtctgattcgggccaggtgaggctgcttaaaacagccatcaaccacacagACTCCCATATTTTGATCTGTGATATGAAGTTGAAATGTCGTTTCGATCCCCAATATGCGCTGTTTACCTGTATGCACAGTATgtaccctacctgctccttaataaaaGGAATAGGTAAAACATCTTCGAAATCTGTAAATAAACTCCTAGAGAGACTTAAGCTTGCATTTCCTCAAATGTCATAAACCCCCCAGGGGTCAAACACAGCGACTTGATTCTAAACAAAACTGAACCAGTCCATTTAATCAATCGTAGATCCGTCCAGAGCATGGAGTCCAGCATCAGATTTTCATTGTGACTGACCCATGGCTTCCTCTTCCCCGTGTTTCTTCCTGCCAGGACAACTGTGTTCTAGTGCCCAACGTGGACCAGCGCAACGTGGACGAGGACGACTTCGGCGACGCCTGTGATAACTGCCGCGCCGTCAAGAACAACGACCAGAAGGACACCGACGTGGACAAGTTCGGAGACGAGTGCGACGAGGACATCGATGGCGATGGTCAGCGCGATGGGTCTTTCGTCCTGTTTTGATTGATTATAGTCACAACATACTTGTAATCTTattacaaacacaaacgcagatATATATTGTTAGGCCcatatattattatcatattttaaggttcatgtaaaaagccctctgattggcttaggatatagaAAATGAGGTCTACAGAGCACTTTGAAGACACATAACCCTCATATACAGAAGAGTCCTAACACTACTCTATATAGAGTGCTCTGTAGGATATGAAGGTATAAGACACGATAGGAGCACTCGATATATCATGTGAccagaccctctcccccccactgccGTTGACCGCAGGGATCCTCAACCACAGAGACAACTGCAAGCGCGTCCCCAACGCCGACCAGATCGACCGGGACGGGGACAAGGTTGGCGATGCCTGCGACAGCTGCCCCTACGTCCCGAACCCCGACCAGGTACTAACACCACCCCGCCCGAGGGAACCAAACACGAACCAAACACACTCTCCTATACACCAAGTCCTGTAGATACCGTACTTGTTCATGTCCACTTAAACTTTGGATGTGGATGAGTGTATGGATGAGTGTATTCCCCAAAGCCTGCATTGTGAGGGGTCTAAGATACATGTACATTATGGAGAAAAGCATTATGGGTATTATCAGTCATTAACAGTGCTCTTACATTCCTTCCCAGCTGGATGTGGACAACGACCTCATCGGGGATCCCTGCGACACCAATAAAGACAGGTCAGCCGACTACCTTACCCTGAGACGCCTGGTGAAGCATTTATTAACGAGTGCATTCAGTCCCTGAGCAGAGACTTCAGTCCTCAGTGACCTACTGGTGGGGCTGAGATACACTCAAACGTATTCTGATTATTGGAGTAACCACGAACTCTGATGCATGCTGATAGCCTAGTGGGACTGAGTGTGTTCCCCGATGTTAAACGTTGGCTATGTATGGCCCTGTTTGACCCCAGCCCAGcttcccttttctctttcttttctttctgtcCCAATATAGTCTAAATTGACTGGAGATATCTGATGTGTAACGGCTGAACTTGTAGAATGAAAACTGGGAAAAAATTACCAAACATAAATATCCATATCTAAAAGAAATTAAATAGAAAAATGTAAATGACGCAACAATTAGACATTATAACGTCATTGACCCTTGacctcccggggggggggggcggtggtttCCCCAGCGATGGCGATGGTCACCAGGACTCGCGGGACAACTGTCCGGCGGTCATCAACAGCTCACAGCTGGACACGGACAAGGACGGACAGGGGGACGAGTgcgacgatgacgacgacgcCGACGGGGTCCCGGACCTCCTGCCCCCCGGTCCCGACAACTGCCGACTCATCCCCAACCCCCTGCAGGAGGACTTAGATGGTacagtccgtctgtctgtctgtctgcagagtgcctctttgtctgtctttctggaCAGTTTCTGTCAGTAACTTGTCTGTTTTGATGTGTGTCagtgatgtctgtctgtctctctacccgtctgtctgttctctgtctctctatcattctgtctggtctctctgtctctctattagTCTGTCTGGTCTCCCTATCTCTATCAGTCTGTctggtatctctgtctctctaactgcCTGTCTGTTCTCGGTATCTCTATCATTCtgtctggtctctctgtctctctttcagcctgtttggtctctctgtctcttcatcAGTCtgtctggtctctctgtctcttcatcAGTCtgtctggtctctctgtctctctatcagtttgtctggtctctctgtttctctatcagtctgtttggtctctctgactctctacccgtctgtctggtctctctgtccctctatcagtctgtttggtctctctgactctctacctgtctgtctggtctctctgtctctctatcagtctgtttggtctctctgtctctctatcagtctctctggtctctgtctcttcatcagtctgtcttgtctctctgtctctacatcAGTCAGTCtggatgtgtttgtctgtaagtCCTTCCATCCACCGATCGACAGCTATCTTTCTATTCgtctgtctatttgtctgtgtatctgtctgcctgtccatctatctatatatatctatgtctgGATCTGTATGtcttggagtgtgtgtgagtgtctgtccttccgtctgcccgtctgtccctctatctacctgtctatctctctgtctgttgacCCGGCGATCCATAAATCTCTGTGGCcgtgtgtccgtctctctgtccgccCGTCCCTCCCCGCCCGTGTGTCAGGTAACGGCGTGGGTGACGTGTGCGAGACGGACTTTGACAACGACACCATCGTGGACACCATCGACGTGTGTCCGGAGAACGCCGAGGTCACGCAGACGGACTTCAGGGAGTACCAGACGGTGGTGCTGGACCCCGAGGGAGACGCCCAGATAGACCCCAACTGGGTGGTCCTCaaccaggtgggccttgaacggGAGACACCAGAAGATCTGCCTCCtgaaggctcagttatggttgtACGTTGAacgggggtttacggacccattgCGTCCTTGCGGACCCGAAGCAGAACGAAGCGACTGCATGGTCTTTGCGTTGCGTCAacatggaaccataactaagacTTTAATCCTAGATGGGAAGTTCAAGAGTCACGTCGTAACAAGATATGTGAAAGGTTATCATAATCGTGGTCATCAGAAGACTGTAACCAGAATTTTAATTTCAATTATGAATAAAAGTATGTAAAGTGCTGCatgtgaagaaaaaaatgacatATTTTCAAGCTTTTTCTGCTGTTTTAACCCTAAAAAGTAAAATACATCATGGAAGTATATTTAAAGAGCTATCTATCTATTGGTTATTATGGGAGACACTTAAACCTTGGTTCAGTTTCCTGAAAGTCAAATGGACAACACCTTACACCCAACTATGAAACCCAacccatttctctctccccaggGAAGAGAGATCGTCCAGACCATGAACAGTGACCCTGGACTGGCAGTTGGTGAGTCCAGGCGCTAGAGATTAACTGCTGTATAATCATCCTAAAATACCCAGGGTGCACTGCAGGAGGGCATGTGTTGCCCCTGGAGGAATGCCTCCTCTAATCCGACCATTGATGGCACACGGCTATTCCCATCCCATGATATAATCCAGAAGTGATGAGCCCATTAATAAGACATCTAAATCAGGAGTGATATTAGTGTCGATTCTAAAACAGACGTTTGAGAATCCACCGTCTTCTTCTGGAGGTGCCAGTGTCCCCCTGAAGAtatctgggtttgattcccggcCCTGCATAATGCATCTGTGTGAATTGCTCATAATATCACTGGATGTATTTGTAGGTTCAATATCACCTCTGCATGTTAACCTGTGAGGTGAGTGTGTAATCCTACAAGTGATTGGCGCCCCTTTTAAAACGTCAGCTCCCCTTGCACCCATGATCAAAATACTTTAAAAGCAGAtttttataatatatcatatttaCTCCACTTGTATAAAATAGCTCACACGTCTCCCTGTTGAATCCTTTTCTATCTTTTGCCAAGGTTACACAGCGTTCAGCGGTGTGGATTTCGAAGGGACGTTCCACGTGAACACCGTGACCGATGACGATTACGCCGGCTTCATCTTCGGCTACCAGGACTCGTCCAGCTTCTACGTGGTGATGTGGAAGCAGGTGGAGCAGATCTACTGGCAGGCCAACCCCTTCCGGGCCGTCGCCGAGCCAGGCATTCAGCTTAAGGTCTGTGTGCAGGCTGTACCTCTTTTGATAGTTTTTTTGTCTTGCCAAGGACATTTTGAAACGTCTGCATTTGGACAATCTTGAAAAGGCCAATGAGTACTTTTTTGGCTGCATACCTTAGTTTGGAGTTTATGGCAGAAATAGTTTTGGATGTAGAATCACCTTAGGTGAAACTTGAGAAATACCTTCATGGCAGTTAAGAAAAGCCTTTcagaaatagtatttttttggCAGTTAATACTGAATAAATTCTTTGAGTCTTTGATTTCACAGAGTAAATTCATAATTATCAATGGGCATAACAGGGGCTGGAGAACAGGGTTCTGGCCCGGCTAATGGCAGAGATGAATGATTATATTATCATTTCTTCGATGCAGTTTGGCAAAATAATCTGGAAAAATAACCTATAACTTTTATAATATTCTGTATTTACAGATTTACAGATTATACTCTGAACAGCTGACCTAATTCAAATATGGAAGAGCCTACTTATCATCActggaccaataaaaaaaatatgttggaCTTTGGCCTCAATAACCCTCTGACCTCTTGTGACCAGGCTGTCAAGTCGACCACGGGACCAGGGGAGAACTTGAGGAACTCTCTGTGGCACACGGGAGACACTTCGGACCAGGTGAAGCTGCTGTGGAAAGACGCTCGCAACGTGGGCTGGAAGGACAAGACCTCGTACCGATGGTTCCTCCAGCACCGGCCTGCCGACGGATACATCAGGTAACGTTCCCTCTAGCTCGACGGATACATCTGGTAACGTTACCGCTAGCTAGACGGATCCTTCAGGTAACGCCAGCTTGAGGGATACATCTGGTTACGTTCCGGTACAACTAGCTAGAAGGATGCGTAAGAGTAATCTGTTTCAGAGGGTTCCTTCCTCTGTTCTGAAAGATTCAATCTTGTATAATTAGGCAACAggctttttcaaaatgttttcACGCTCTGGTGGGAAGCATTGAGAGGTGGGGAAATCCATAAAAACCTGCAATTGCTAGCATTCGTTTACAACACTGATCTGCAGATGCTTTTATTCCAAAAATATTTGGATCGATGTTCATGTACCTCCTCATCAATGATCAGGTAGGGGAGTGACATTAGGCAGATGGCTCAAGCGGGTCTTCAGGTAAACAGCACGGACAAaatggggttcaaacccagaacctttcgaATGAAGGTCGTCAAAGAACCCAATCAATACTCGGCCACCCTGCCCTGTCCATAGTCTGGataagatggatggatagacagagCAGTCACATCTTCTGGATGATACCCGTTATCCATCAAGCCTTTATCGTCCGTTTGTGAGTCTGCCGATACGAACGTTCTCCGTGTTTCGAACAGGGTGCGTTTCTTCGAGGGAACGCAGATGGTCGCGGACACGGGCATCATCATCGACACGACCATGAGGGGGGGCCGGCTGGGGGTCTTCTGCTTCTCCCAGGAGAACATCATCTGGGCCAACCTCCGGTACCGCTGCAACGGTGAGTCATTAgagagtagcagtagcagtagtggtGGAAGCTTACATTAGGTAGTATTCAACAAGACAGAGCAAACCAATGGAATGCAATGGTTTGATGTAATGGTTGTTTCTCATTGGATTAGATGTACATTGAACTTTGGCGTTTTCTCTATCTCAAATAGGCGTTTTATAACAATGTCAACGTTTTTTAGGCTGGTTTAGTCGTTTTGAATTGGCACCAATTGGAGCCGATTTGAATCTGCAATGACAAACACAGTGGAAATGACCCGCCAATGAAACATTTTAATTTGTTCATCGATCTTGGTGTTGAGGGATAACCTtgcttttgtttgtctttgacCGCCTCCAGATACACTTCCTGAGGACTTTGAATCATACAGGGGCCAGCAGGTTCGGCTGTTTTCCTAGGCAACAGCTGAACGGAGACGGAGGCCAGGGAATTCTGGGAACCTTATATCCCCAAAATTagaatttgaaaattcaaaaGATTCTTTAGAAGTTTTAAATGCAGAATAAGTCCAATGAGGATGGCGAATAAATAATTGTGAATCCTGAATTTTttacgttgttttttttacattgatgCTAATGTTGATCCTTTGACGTTTTTCGTGCTTTTTTTAAGTCTTGATTGATATtgccaaaaataaatataaataacgatTTTCATGATCGGGAGAATTTGAAAGATTGCAAGAGTTGCAGatgattaataaataatgtatttgGAAATCCTTGTCCGTATTATATTTtatctaaaatatatatatatttttttacttaacTGATTATTTTTAAATACTACAAAAGCCTCATATAATGTAGCTATAgatcataataaaaaaaactgaaaggcTTGTTGACACTTTTGCTGCTTAACTTATCGGGTTTTGCATTGTATTTAAAAATCAAAATtgagaaataattataattacataaacaCGCAGAAATGGGCTTAAAAACATCTTGAAGACAGTGTTGAGTCATTGTGCATTTCCAGCACAATTTGATCAAAAATGACAACGGACATTTGTACGGACGTATGTACAGAGAAAAAGTCTGTCGTCCACATTCAATTTTGTTGACATTTTCTTTTATATAATAAACAAACAGTTCACATGAGGAGATTCACACTGCAACAAATAAATACTACAGAACTTGTACTAGGACTAACTGGACAACAGTGATATGCTAGCCGCACTAGAAGCTTAAAGTTGACTTTAAAACAGAACTGGTTTGCCTGGGCCGTACACATGTTTCAATGGATTGcagacattaaaaaaaaacctttgtcATTAAAGGGACATATCCAGATTTCAAACCCTTGGAACAACGAGCTGCACAACATAAAAACTCACAAATTCCCGTTGACCAAACATTAGGACAACACcgtatctttttttcttttaagtaTGCCACTTTACCACGTAGTGAGCCCCTCCTGGGACAAACATTGATATCCTTCGCAATTTCAACATGATTTGAGCATGACACGTTTACAAACCAGGATCTTGTattgagaaaataaaaacacgtCAGTAACTACAGGTACACTTGGGGACAAAAACACCTTCACATGAACCATCCCTCTTAATTcatttcaacagcagagccaaaTCGAATAAGTGATTGTGAACAGCATACAATTTGTGACTACTTTCTGTACAATACTCGTGAGTGGCAGTTTCTAGTTTTTAAATCTTTAAGTGTTAAATCTTTGCAAGACTAACAACGCTGTCGCAGAGCAACAATCACTTCCTGGGTGAATATCAACAGTCTGGTCGACCTGGGCTGGATTCCAATTATTTTTCCTAATGAGTTTCCTAATTTCCTCGAGCTCAGGCTTCATCGCTCGAGTCTGGAGCCGCAGCCGTAGCGCTATCAAGGAGCCCCACGGAATCAGGACAGATGGACGGCTGAGCGGCCTCAACctcattaaaggtgacataatttaccaccaggtatgagtgtgattagccgtcacaagccgtttatgaaaatctgcctcttctgacatcacaagtgggcgtgtccatctagaCGTATGATGTgacagatagatgagcaacgtttgctgagAAATTGTGACGGAGCATCGGAATCAAGCCCAGGGTAGAATTCAACGGGAGCGAGCTTAAGGGAACATGGCTGCCAAGCTAAAGTACATTCGGACTGCGTATTTGTTCCACCTGTGTTCACAGGAGAGCAAGCTGCACTGGAAAAAGCCCTTTCTAGTTTTGCATCTCCCGTACGGATTCAAAAAACAGAACGACAAACAAAGAAACTGAGACAAGCCAAGCCCAAACAATAGACGAACAGTTTAAAGAAGAAAATATagaatacattttctttttttcttgaaCAAGAAAGTTCCTGCCAGAGTGTACATCCGGTGTCAGACAGCATTCACGTAGGGCAAAACAGTCCCTGTTGCAAAAACAGGACAGTCACAAATAAAGTGCCAAGCAACGAGCGGACTTAACTTTGCACAACCGAAAAACAAAATTACAGCGTATAACCCAGTCTGAGTTttgaatacaataaacaaaaagcAACAATGCCGAGAAGGGTTCCGACTCATAAGCCCTCGGTCAGAGGGGAGTTGGGGTTGCGTCGCACACTGATGAAGTCATGCGGTCAACTGTAAAACTTAGCGTAAACATACGTCTATTAATGCAAACAATCAGTGCAAGTGTCCGTCTTTTAAACAAGGGTGGAGCTAAGGATGTCCTGTTATCCAGGCCAGCTCAAGACATCCAAGGAGTTGTGCTGCGGTTTACCAATTGGGTCGGGACGGAGTGTTAAGAGATGCTACGGGGGGAATAAACCGGGAGATAACAAGCCACAGTCAGAATCGTCAGACCAACAAAAATAATCCGGAAAAAAGGCGTGGTAAAAATAACGAAAACATAGGTTCAAAACCTTGCGGTCGTTTAGCGTCAACACGCCAAAAACCTAGGACTTTACCTCACAAAATACATTCTTTGAtatattctcccccccccccccccccccccccccccccccccccccccccccccccccccccccaaatcaaaCCTGTATGAGCATTACGTTGAGACAAAGTTAACAGAGTCACGCAACAGGAAACTGGAGTTCCTCGTTGCGTGGGAGAAACCAGCACATGCATCCGCGGTCGACAGCTAGCTcacttatttttctattttacacGGATCAACCAGGGCAGCGAGTAGGATGGCCTTCGTAAAGAGGTCGGGACTGTCAGTCGAGGGCATGCGTTTCGTTTTTATCGGCTTAGCATATGTACAACGGCGACCTGTGCTAACTAACAGTTGTTCTCTGACGCAACACAACAGAGGAATCCACAGCGAGAGTTGAGCTAAACatgacaaataataaaaaaaaaaacacttctgtatatatatatcatatatatacacatgtttATATATTCTATATGATCGTCCATATAATATGTTATATATTTGATTCAGCAACGTTATCGTCTGATttataaacaaaccaaaaaaatctc
It includes:
- the comp gene encoding cartilage oligomeric matrix protein: MLVVLLLSALLCGGCGAVVQRDGEIINQIKGTNAVLDEIKELLKQQIREIVFLKNTVMECEACGMGGHQPRPSCVPNPCHPGVQCMETPQGVKCGPCPDGMVGNGTHCTDVDECTVVPCHMGVRCVNTAPGFRCGACPAGYTGPQVQGAGLAYATANKQVCRDIDECENPTSSGCVENSVCMNTPGSYRCGPCIRDYIGDQKRGCRPERACGNGQPNPCHASAECIVLRDGKIECQCGVGWAGNGYLCGPDTDIDSFPDNRLDCPEKNCAKDNCLTVPNSGQEDADRDGMGDACDEDADGDGILNTQDNCVLVPNVDQRNVDEDDFGDACDNCRAVKNNDQKDTDVDKFGDECDEDIDGDGILNHRDNCKRVPNADQIDRDGDKVGDACDSCPYVPNPDQLDVDNDLIGDPCDTNKDSDGDGHQDSRDNCPAVINSSQLDTDKDGQGDECDDDDDADGVPDLLPPGPDNCRLIPNPLQEDLDGNGVGDVCETDFDNDTIVDTIDVCPENAEVTQTDFREYQTVVLDPEGDAQIDPNWVVLNQGREIVQTMNSDPGLAVGYTAFSGVDFEGTFHVNTVTDDDYAGFIFGYQDSSSFYVVMWKQVEQIYWQANPFRAVAEPGIQLKAVKSTTGPGENLRNSLWHTGDTSDQVKLLWKDARNVGWKDKTSYRWFLQHRPADGYIRVRFFEGTQMVADTGIIIDTTMRGGRLGVFCFSQENIIWANLRYRCNDTLPEDFESYRGQQVRLFS